From the genome of Alcanivorax sp.:
CCTACGGAAAGGAGGGGGCTTTCCCGAAATCCGCGATGAACAAAAAAATCCCGCCAGGCAGTGCTGGCAGGAACCGGTTATCAGATTTCAAGATTCAGACCCAAGGTGGCAGTAAAGTCATCTTTTTCCGGGGTAATGCCATTACTGTCTGGCTGCGGACTCTCAATGCGCTTCCAGGAACCGGCGATGCGCAGGTCCAGACGACTGGTGAGATCCACATCCAGCGCGGTGTAGAAATCATGCTTGGCGCGCCCACCCTTCGTCTCCGTCAGCGTGACCTGGTATTCAAACAGGATATCGATATTGTCCGTCAGCTCCTGATCGTAAAACGAGCTGAGCAAGAGCGCCGGCGTAGCAATGGTTCTGTCTTCGCCCGGGGCCACATCCACGTATTCGGTACGCTGATAACCGGGGCCGGCCGCCACCAGCCAATCCAGTTTTGGCGTATCAAATATCTGATAACCGCCACCAAAACCCAGCGTCCATTCTGCTGCCCGGTTCTGGAAAGGATCACGGTAATACTGTGCCTGCACCGGCCGGAAGAACCAGCGGTTGCTGACTCGGTAATCGTGAGTGACTTCAGCGCTATGGTTATTGGCAATCTGCTCGGAAGATGACTCGGAGTAATTCCCGGTATAGCTCATCCGGGTACTGTTCTTCACGGTTCGTCGTTTCAGGGAAACCTTGGTGTTCAGGTCTTTCTGTTCCACGTTACCACTGCGGAAATTGAGGCCCACCGATACATCCGCGGTCCACAGATCGAACTCCCTGGGCGACGCGCTGGCGATCCCCACTACCTGCTCAAATTCCACAGGCTCACCACCGATCATCAGTTTGCCGCTTTCCGTGGTCAGCCGGCCAAGAATAATATCGCCACCCTCCATCAGCACCGACATCACCCGACCTGTGCGGATATAGGCAACATCTTCCCAATCGATAGAAATCAGATCAAAGTGATCACTGTCGATCTCCACGGATTCATCAAGCAGGACTTTCAGGCGCCCTTTTACCCATTCACCGGTATCTACCTGAATCCAGTCCCACTGCTGCACATCAAACAGGGGCGGTGTCCAGACTTCCGGGGGTTTGGCGGCACTGTCGAAGGTTTGTTCCGCGTATGCACAAACAGGCAATCCAGTCACAACGAAAGAGGCAGCCAGAACGGCTGCCTTTTTCATCATGCCTGTTCTGCAACAGGACTTTGAGGCCGGAGCCGGCAGTGCCGGGCCGGCAGAGAGGAGGTCAGTCATTACTTACCGTACGGTTGAGCCTCGTAGGGGTTGCCGCCCAGTGCGGCAGAGATGTCGGCGATGGCCTTCTGGGCACGGACGCTGTTACCCGCGGCATCCAGCGGCGGAGAGATAGCGGCAATGCCGAACTTGCCCGGGGAAACGGCGATGATACCGCCGCCCACACCACTCTTGGCGGGCAAGCCAGTTTTATACAGCCACTTGCCGGCGTCATCATACAGACCTGCCGTGGCCATGACCGCCAGGATCTCCGGCATATCCGCCGGTTTCACCAGTTCCTTGCCGGTGACCGGGTTGGTACCCGCGTTGGCCAGGGTAGCCGCCATCATGCCCAGGTCCTTGGCATTCACACCAACTGAACACTGACGGGTATAGATGTCGGTGGCCTGCAGCGGATCGCCCTCGATATGGCCATAGGCATACATCAGGTGGGCAATCGCCTGGTTACGCTGGTTGGTGGCCGCTTCAGACTTGTAGATGTCTTCCAGCACGGTGAGCTCACGCCCGGCAAAGTCGCTGTAGTAACCGAGGATCTTGTTCCAGATCTCGTTGTAGCTCTTGCCTTCCACCATGCTGGTGGTGGTGATGGCACCGGCGTTCACCAGCGGGTTCATTTCATGCCCCTGGTTCTGCTCGATGGCGTAGATGGAGTTGAACACCTGGCCAGTGGCATCCACACCCACATTCTTGGGCAGTGCATCAATGCCTTTCTCTTCGGTCACCTTGGCCATGGTGAATACCTTGGAGATAGACTGGATCGACACTTCGGATTCAATGTCGCCCACGGTATAGACCTTGCCATCCACGGTCACCAGAACGATGCCGAAGATGTTGGAATCCACCTTGTCCAGCGCCGGGATGTAATCCGCGTTGGCGCCTTCCTTCAAGCCTTTGTACTTGTCGTAGGCCTTCTTCAGTTCGGCATTGATATTCTTTTCGGTGAGTTTGCTGTCCACCGGGCCGGCCGCGGCCGTTGCCTCGGATTCAGCCGAACAGCTGGCGCTGGCCATGGCCAGCATGCCGGCAAACATCAGGCTGAAAAACTTACGTGAATATTGCATTGCTCATGCTCCCTCTGAGTGATTCCGCCCGCTGGTTACAGCAGGTTTCCGCTGGAAAAGTTGTACTTCACGCTGAACTGCACGCGACGGTCGTAACCGGTGGTGCCATCATTGGAAGTGCGTTTGCCGAACAGGTATTCCACCCCCATCAGGACTTTGTCATTTGGTGTGTGCAGCAGGTTAACGGAGGCATATTCGCCCTTCTCGAAGGCATCAGCAGTCTGGAAATCCATGTTGTCGATTTCCGTGGAGCTGTAGCCGATGGAGGAGCTGTAGCGGTCATTCCAGTAGTGATCATAGTAGGCAATGAGGCCTGTAAGCGGCACTACCTTGTAATCCGGATCGGCCGCATCGCCATCAGGTGCCATGTCCACGCCGCCATCATTCATGTAGTTGGAAATACCATCACCGTGGACAACGCCCAGAATGATACGGTCTTTTTCAAACATGTTGATGGTACCGGTAAGGTTCACCCCCCAGCCCAACTCGCTGTCATCAGGTTCGCCGTCCAGACCACCCGGGGTGTCATACCCCACCTGGCGCAGGATACCGGCCACCTGGAAATGCCCCCAATCTTCCACCTGGCGGAAGTGCGCGGTCAGATCCGGGTATTCGTCATCACCCGAGGTGGTGTTCGGGTCCAACCCGTTATCCACACCACTACCCGGGTTTTCAATGGCGACGGCCACCGTGGAATCACCCTGGATCGGGGTCCAGCGAATCTGCGGATTGCGCAGGAATACCATGCCGGACGGCCCCCAGTAATCAATTACGTTGGGGAACACATCTCCATCCATGAACACACTGTTGGTCTGGCCGGCAAGAATGGATTTCCATTCGCCGTAGGCGTGTCGCAAACGAATGGTAGTCTGCCCTTCATCGGCGCCGACGCCGAACATATCGAATTCGAACTTGGTGGTTAACGGAGCATCACCCGCCATGGTGCTGGCATTTACGCCCAGACGACTCTGACGAACACCGAGTACAGCCTGGCCATCACTGCCAACCGCATCCTGGTTATAGGGAATGCGGCCCGGGCGCAATGTGTCTTCCCACTCCGGGGTAACACGATCAAAGCCCTGCACATAATCCACCATACCAAAGCCATAGACTTCAAAGGAGGAATCGGATTCGGCAGCCACACAAGCAAGAGGCGCCATCAGCATGGCAGCACTGAGGCCTCTAAGAGGAAAGGTCTTTCGCATGATATTCATCCCTGGTTGTTCTTGATCTACCACCGCTCTCCCTGGCGAGGAATCAGCAGCAATGGCACAAAGGTGTTGCAGCAGTTCCACGCCTGATATGAACACAAAGCCGAATCATAGTCATCACTCTGCCAAGCGATTAAGGCTGAATAATGACAACGCGGTCACACTACACTTTGACGCCAGCCTCATGTGCAGTATTCACTATGAGAGCAAGGGAGCCTCTGAATAACTCCTTGCACGCTCTAGGCCACGCTGAGTACGCAAGGAGTTATTCAGAGGCTCCCAAGGACAACTAACAGGAATTCCTTCATGAGCATACTCCAGCTTCCTGATGCCCACCCCGAAGCCATCCTGCTGGATTGGCACGCCACCCTGGTGGACACCCACGATGCCATGTACCACGCCGTGGACGATGTACTGCCGCACCTGGAAGAACTGGACCTGTGGTACAACCTGCTCGATCCTGACGATTCAAAAACTATTGAAGATGCCAAACTGCTGATCTACGTGAAGGATCACCGCCGGCTGCATCCCAAGATCGTTGCCCAACGCAAGATTTCCCGCACCGATATCTTTGAAGTGTTGTTTGGCAGCGACCAGGACGCCAAGGGGCGTGCACACAAGGCCTTTGACCAGGCGTACAAGAAATATGTGGAAGCGGTATTCCCACTGGAAGCAGACATTCGCCAACAACTTGAGCGCATCCGCGCCCTGGACATCAGGACCGGCCTGATCTCCAACCGCAAACGGGACTTTCTGGAGCACGAACTGGCGCTGGTGGATGGCAACGGCTGGGAGGACCTGTTCGATGTAGTGGTGTGCGGCAGTGATGTGGCCCGGCGCAAACCGGCCCCGGACATGCTCCTGAAAGCCCTGGACAAACTGGGACTGCCCCCCGGCCTGGACTGCTGGTACATCGGCGACAGCACCACCGACGTGATCGCTGCCAAGGAAGCCGGCATCACCTCCATCTTCTATAACGGTGCGGGCTGGGACCAGGCCTGGCTGGACAAGATCTTTCCTGATACCACCAAACACCCACACCGCCCGGATGCCGTGGTCGGCAGTATTGCCGAACTCACCGACCTGACCCGACATCTGCTGGCACAGCACAAGCGAGTGGAACGCGCCCGCAGCTGACGATTGGCCTGTTTGAACCCCTGCAAATAGGTACACTCGTACCAATTTCAGTGCGGAGAGAGAATCCCGACAATGACAGCACCCTCCCCTATACCCCCGCGTTTGCATGCCTTCCGCGACGACGCTCTGGGTACCAGTGATGCCACTGAACTGGCCCAACGCCTGCAAAAAGGCGAGATCACCTCTACACAAGCCACCGAAGCCGCCATCGCCCGACTCAATGCCGCCAGCGATCTGAACGGCCTGGTACTCAACACCTTTGAAGACGCCCGCCAGCGGGCCGCACACACGCGCTTCGACGGATTCTTTGCCGGCGTGCCCAGCCTGATCAAGGACAATATCGACCTGCAAGGGCTGGCCACCGGTCACGGCAGCGCCGCAGTGGGCAGCAAACCCATGAAGCAAACCAGCGCGCTGGCCAAACAATACCTGGCCCAGGGCTTCAATCTGCTGGGCAAGAGTACCCTGCCCGCCTTTGGTTTCACCGCCTCCACGGAAATGGCCCACGCCCCGGCCACCCGCAACCCTTGGCATCTGGATCATTCTGCCGGCGGGTCCTCCGGAGGCAGCGCAGCACTGGTTGCCGCCGGCGCTGTGCCTATCGCCCATGGCAATGATGGCGGTGGCTCCATTCGCATTCCTGCCGCGGTCTGCGGGCTGGTAGGGCTGAAATGCACCCGCGGCCGGCTTGTCACCCAGGAAGCCGCCAAGGCACTGCCCGTGAATATCATCAGTGATGGTGTACTCACGCGCACGGTGCGCGATACCGCCAACTTTTTCATGGAAGCCGAAAAATATTATCGCAACCCCAAGCTTCCGCCTGTTGGGCAGGTCGACGGGCCGGGGCAGAAACGACTGCGCATTGGTTTGATGGTGGATTCCATCGCCGGCGAGCCCACTTGTGCACAAACCCGTCAGGCCGTTGAATCCACCGCCAGGTTGCTCAGCGACCTGGGGCACAAGGTGGAAATCGCCAGGATAGATCTACCCCAACGCTTTGTGGACGACTTCCTGCTTTATTGGGCCATGCTGGCCTTCTTCGTCAGCAAGTTCGGACGCATGCTGTTTCCACAGGGGTTCGAACACCACCAGCTCGACCCGCTTACCCTGGGGCTTGCCCGTTATTATCGGCAACGGTTCCTGAAAACCCCCGGAATGTTGCGCCAGCTGCGCAAGAGCCAAGCCCGCTATGCCGAGGTCTTTAATCAGTTTGATGTGATGCTGACACCGGTATTGGCCCATACCACACCCGAGCTTGGATTCCTGGGCGCCGCAGTGGATTTCGATACCCAACTGGAAAGGCTGCTGCGTTACACCACCTTCACACCGGCCAACAATGCAGCAGGAAGCCCCGGTATTTCGCTACCACTGGGACAAGCAAACAATGGCCTGCCCATCGGAATACAACTCAATGGCCGCCACGGCGATGAGCGCACACTGCTGGAACTGGCCTTCGAACTGGAGAGCGCGCAGCCATTTAAAAGACTGGACCAGTTTCACCTGGCCCACACCGCAAAGAACGGAGACACAGTATGAAAGGGCAGTGGCTTTTCAATCACAAAACCACGGCGGATCAGGTGCTGGAAAACAAGGACCTGACAGGGAAAACCGCAATGGTAACCGGTGCCAATGGCGGCATCGGCTTTGAAACCGCACGGGCCCTGGCGGCAGCAGGGGCGCGCGTGATTCTCGCTTGCCGCAATCCGAAACTTGGCGAACAGGCGATATCCAGAATTCAGTGCGCTCACCCCCATGCCAGCGTTGAACTGGTATTACTGGATCTGGCCTCACCGGCCAGCGTGCGCGCTTGTGCCAATAACCTTCGTGAACGTGAAGCCCTGTCGCAGCTGGATATTCTGATCTGCAACGCCGGCTCCATGTCCACCCAGTACCAGCTCACTGAGGATGGCATCGAAAGGACCGTGGCGGTGTGTCACCTCGGCCACTTCCTGCTGTGCCAGGAACTGCTCGCTATGCTACTGCGCGCCCCGGCACCCCGTGTGGTCATGGTCTCCAGTGAGTCGCACAAATACCCGTTCAAACTCGATTTCGACAACCTGCTGGTTTCCAAAAAGCAGAACGCCATCACCGCCTTCAACGCCTACGGGCAAGCCAAACTTTGCAACGCCCTGATGGCACTGGAGCTGCAACAGCGCTATGGCGCCAAGGGGCTCACTGCCTGCGCCGTCCACCCCGGTGCGCTGGTAACAACCGGTTTCGGGAATGGCTCCTGGCTCACCCGGCTGGCCTTCAAGGTTGCCAGTCCGTTTACCAAAACGCCGAATCAGGGAGCCGCCACCAGCGTCATGTGTGCCACCCACGACAATAATGAAGACATTGCCGGCGGTTATTTCTCTCACTGCCGCCCGGCTCGTCGCTCCAAAGAAGCCGCGAACCCGGCAGTGGCTAAACGGCTTTGGGATTTTTCAGAACAGCATGTGCAGCATGGGTGATGCGGCAAGCTGCGTTTTGCCCTGTGCCGCCTATCGGAATTGACTGGGCGACACCCCGTACCATTTCTTGAAGGCCCGGGAAAACGCGCTCACTTCAGAAAAGCCCAACAGGAAGGCCATCTGCGTCACCGTCATCCCTGGCGTGCGCAGATGACGTTCCACCAACGTCTTGCGAGTGTCTTCCAGCAGCTGTTTCCAGCTCAGGCCTTCATCACTCAAGCGCCGCTGCAGGCTGCGGGTGCTCATGCAGCACTCCTCCGCCGCCTCCGATTGCGCCGGCTCCCCGTCCGGCAGACGCTGCTCGATCCACAGGCTTAACCGGCTGGCCAGCGAGGCTGGCTCGGCATCGGCCAGCCGCTGCGTCAGTGTGGCGTCCAGCATGGCCGCCAACTGGATATCGCTGGCCGCCAGCATTTTTTGGGCATTGCGTTTGTCAAACGCCAGGCTGTAATGCTCCGCCACCACCACTTCACAGCGACAATAACGGGCCAGGGCCTGCTTCAACCCCTCTTCCACCCATTCCGGCACCGACACCGCCACCGGGTTGTGATCACGGTGAATGCGAATACGCAGCAGGCGCACGATGGTGGCCATCACAAAGGCAATGGCCTGGGGGTGGGGCTGATGATCCGTATTGGACGTAAAGCGCAGGGCAACACTGTCGTCACCGGCCACCAGCTCGGTGACCACCAGATCACTGATTAACCGGTGAAACCGGGTAATGCGGTTAAGTACGCTATACAGGTCGCCGCCCGCCGCCACCGCCAGTCCCAAAGCCCCGAAGGTACTGTATTCCGCATGGCGGGCCACTTCGATGGCCATGCCCGGATCGCCCAGCTCCTCCAGGCAATCGTCCAGCAAGGCCGTGGATACCGACGCGTCCAGCTTGGCCTCAGGATCACGGACCACCGCAGGATCCAGGCCATTGCGACGCAGGATCGCCTCCCCATCCAGACCACGCTCGTGCAACAAATGGAGTAGCGGCCCCATGAGCAGTGCTGTCGCCTGTTTTTTTTCTGACATTGGCGTCCCCGGTCAAACGGTTGGCGGGCAAAGCCGAGTTTTCCTTCCCGGCCCGGCCTACAGTGATTGCCATCGAGAAATGGAGATTTCCCATGGCTACAGCACCTGCTCGCGGCAAGTCCGCAACAGATAAAAAAATTCAACGCGATATCATCGCCATCAGTGATGATATACGGCAACGCCACGGCTGGCTCAAGCACCAGAACGCCATCGGCTTCGGCATTTTTGCCATAGCCATTGCTGGCTGCACCCTCAACGCCGTGCTCTACCTGCAGGGCCTCATGCCTGCCTGGGCGGTGATCCTGCTTACCGCCTTCTGGACCTCCCTGCTGCACGAACTGGAACACGACCTGATCCACTGGATGTACTTCAAGAACAACAAGCTGGTTCATCACCTGATGATGCTCGGCGTGTACCTGTGGCGCCCCACCACCATCAACCCCTGGGTACGTCGCCACCTGCACTTCCATCACCACAAACACTCCGGCAGTGAAACCGACCTGGAAGAGCGCGGCATCACCAACGGCGAAAAGTGGGGCCTCAAGCGCCTGATCATGGTGGGCGACAACATGCTCGCCGTGTACCTGCGCGCCATCAAATACCTGACTGAGCCGGTAAAGCTCTACCGTCGTGGCGTTATCACCCGCAAAGACATTCGCAACTTCCGCCTGATCGGCCTGGTGAGCTACAACCCGCTGGGCGTCATCGTCCACGCCATCTGGCATGGCTTTGTGCTCTACCACCTGCTCAACGGCATTGCCTGGCTGGCCGGTACCAGCATCGCCTGGCCGGAAGTGGTGACGGCACAGCTGAGCTGGATTACTCCGCTGGTGGTGGTACTGATCGCTCCCAACATGCTGCGTACCTTCTCCCTGCACTTCATCTCGTCCAACATGCATTACTACGGCGACAATGAGCCGGGCAAGATCACCGAACAGTGCCAGGTGTTGAATGTCTGGTGGCTATGGCCCCTGCAGGCATTCTGCTTCAACTTCGGCAGCACCCACGCTATCCACCACTTTGTGGTCCGTGACCCCTTCTATGTAAGGCAGATGACCGCCAAGCGGGCCCACCTAGTGCTGAAGGAAAACGGCGTGCGTTTCAACGACCTGGGCACCTTCCGCCGCGCCAATCGCATGCACGAAAAACCGCAAACCGCCTGATCAGCAAGCGCTCACCGACAGAAGCCCGCCTTGTGCGGGCTTTTCTGTTTTCAACGGAACCCCCTCCTCCAGCCGCCCTCAGTTTTGCAATTCTCTTTATAATCAAGCACTTTGCTGTGAGCGTATCCAGAATTGCCCGCCCAGAGTTATATAGAACACTCCTTATAACTCCGTGTAGGAGATTGGCTATAGCCTCTCAACCCTTTGTTATGGCAGGCTTTTTATCGGGGAGTATGTACGAGGGTTCCAGAGTTATATAGAACCGAGTTATACGGAACGTTCTAATTAATACGCTGTTAGTGTGAAAGAGGGTGGTTATGCACTATTGGCCTTACATTATTGTGATGCCTACATTGTTGGGGGTTCTCACTGGCATAGTTTTCGCAATTTCGTCGAGGAAAAAGGTTAAGTCAGCAACAGAGCTTTTTATTGCCGGTGTTTTTCTTGCGATCTTTTTTTCTATTCTTGCTGGAAGTGTTCCTGGGCCTTGGCAGGCACCAAACGGGTATATTTTGGAAAGTCCGGGCTCAGGACCTGGCTCGGAGGAAATGGTTGAAGGTTTTGTTGCAGCACAGGTAAAGCTAATGTTGTACCAAGTTGGGTTCACTGTTTTGTGTATGGTTCCTTGCTTGTATATGGTTCGGCGGTTTATCGGATCGCCAAATGCAGACACTAACAAGTAGCAGCAGGCCGACCTTCGGCGGCTGTGCTGGGCGTTATGTTCGATTATGAGTGAAGATTGTACTAACGAATTCAAGCGCCTTAACACACGAATAGGTCTGTATTGGATATTTCTCATAGGCTACTTGATAGTGGCGACTATGCTTTTTGATGTGGTGCCCAAAAATTTAAAGTGGAGCTCTTCGCCTCATTTTTATTTTTTCTGTGTGATTGGCTTTGGTTTATTGCTCCTGCTCAGGCTCATTTCGCCTAGATGCCCAAGCTGTGGTCGGGGTCTATACTCCATTATTGAATTTAGAAGGTTTCCTTTTTTCATAAAAA
Proteins encoded in this window:
- a CDS encoding DUF481 domain-containing protein; translated protein: MMKKAAVLAASFVVTGLPVCAYAEQTFDSAAKPPEVWTPPLFDVQQWDWIQVDTGEWVKGRLKVLLDESVEIDSDHFDLISIDWEDVAYIRTGRVMSVLMEGGDIILGRLTTESGKLMIGGEPVEFEQVVGIASASPREFDLWTADVSVGLNFRSGNVEQKDLNTKVSLKRRTVKNSTRMSYTGNYSESSSEQIANNHSAEVTHDYRVSNRWFFRPVQAQYYRDPFQNRAAEWTLGFGGGYQIFDTPKLDWLVAAGPGYQRTEYVDVAPGEDRTIATPALLLSSFYDQELTDNIDILFEYQVTLTETKGGRAKHDFYTALDVDLTSRLDLRIAGSWKRIESPQPDSNGITPEKDDFTATLGLNLEI
- a CDS encoding AraC family transcriptional regulator encodes the protein MSEKKQATALLMGPLLHLLHERGLDGEAILRRNGLDPAVVRDPEAKLDASVSTALLDDCLEELGDPGMAIEVARHAEYSTFGALGLAVAAGGDLYSVLNRITRFHRLISDLVVTELVAGDDSVALRFTSNTDHQPHPQAIAFVMATIVRLLRIRIHRDHNPVAVSVPEWVEEGLKQALARYCRCEVVVAEHYSLAFDKRNAQKMLAASDIQLAAMLDATLTQRLADAEPASLASRLSLWIEQRLPDGEPAQSEAAEECCMSTRSLQRRLSDEGLSWKQLLEDTRKTLVERHLRTPGMTVTQMAFLLGFSEVSAFSRAFKKWYGVSPSQFR
- a CDS encoding HAD-IA family hydrolase gives rise to the protein MSILQLPDAHPEAILLDWHATLVDTHDAMYHAVDDVLPHLEELDLWYNLLDPDDSKTIEDAKLLIYVKDHRRLHPKIVAQRKISRTDIFEVLFGSDQDAKGRAHKAFDQAYKKYVEAVFPLEADIRQQLERIRALDIRTGLISNRKRDFLEHELALVDGNGWEDLFDVVVCGSDVARRKPAPDMLLKALDKLGLPPGLDCWYIGDSTTDVIAAKEAGITSIFYNGAGWDQAWLDKIFPDTTKHPHRPDAVVGSIAELTDLTRHLLAQHKRVERARS
- a CDS encoding SDR family oxidoreductase → MKGQWLFNHKTTADQVLENKDLTGKTAMVTGANGGIGFETARALAAAGARVILACRNPKLGEQAISRIQCAHPHASVELVLLDLASPASVRACANNLREREALSQLDILICNAGSMSTQYQLTEDGIERTVAVCHLGHFLLCQELLAMLLRAPAPRVVMVSSESHKYPFKLDFDNLLVSKKQNAITAFNAYGQAKLCNALMALELQQRYGAKGLTACAVHPGALVTTGFGNGSWLTRLAFKVASPFTKTPNQGAATSVMCATHDNNEDIAGGYFSHCRPARRSKEAANPAVAKRLWDFSEQHVQHG
- the glsA gene encoding glutaminase A; protein product: MQYSRKFFSLMFAGMLAMASASCSAESEATAAAGPVDSKLTEKNINAELKKAYDKYKGLKEGANADYIPALDKVDSNIFGIVLVTVDGKVYTVGDIESEVSIQSISKVFTMAKVTEEKGIDALPKNVGVDATGQVFNSIYAIEQNQGHEMNPLVNAGAITTTSMVEGKSYNEIWNKILGYYSDFAGRELTVLEDIYKSEAATNQRNQAIAHLMYAYGHIEGDPLQATDIYTRQCSVGVNAKDLGMMAATLANAGTNPVTGKELVKPADMPEILAVMATAGLYDDAGKWLYKTGLPAKSGVGGGIIAVSPGKFGIAAISPPLDAAGNSVRAQKAIADISAALGGNPYEAQPYGK
- a CDS encoding fatty acid desaturase; translated protein: MATAPARGKSATDKKIQRDIIAISDDIRQRHGWLKHQNAIGFGIFAIAIAGCTLNAVLYLQGLMPAWAVILLTAFWTSLLHELEHDLIHWMYFKNNKLVHHLMMLGVYLWRPTTINPWVRRHLHFHHHKHSGSETDLEERGITNGEKWGLKRLIMVGDNMLAVYLRAIKYLTEPVKLYRRGVITRKDIRNFRLIGLVSYNPLGVIVHAIWHGFVLYHLLNGIAWLAGTSIAWPEVVTAQLSWITPLVVVLIAPNMLRTFSLHFISSNMHYYGDNEPGKITEQCQVLNVWWLWPLQAFCFNFGSTHAIHHFVVRDPFYVRQMTAKRAHLVLKENGVRFNDLGTFRRANRMHEKPQTA
- a CDS encoding DcaP family trimeric outer membrane transporter codes for the protein MRKTFPLRGLSAAMLMAPLACVAAESDSSFEVYGFGMVDYVQGFDRVTPEWEDTLRPGRIPYNQDAVGSDGQAVLGVRQSRLGVNASTMAGDAPLTTKFEFDMFGVGADEGQTTIRLRHAYGEWKSILAGQTNSVFMDGDVFPNVIDYWGPSGMVFLRNPQIRWTPIQGDSTVAVAIENPGSGVDNGLDPNTTSGDDEYPDLTAHFRQVEDWGHFQVAGILRQVGYDTPGGLDGEPDDSELGWGVNLTGTINMFEKDRIILGVVHGDGISNYMNDGGVDMAPDGDAADPDYKVVPLTGLIAYYDHYWNDRYSSSIGYSSTEIDNMDFQTADAFEKGEYASVNLLHTPNDKVLMGVEYLFGKRTSNDGTTGYDRRVQFSVKYNFSSGNLL
- a CDS encoding amidase, with translation MTAPSPIPPRLHAFRDDALGTSDATELAQRLQKGEITSTQATEAAIARLNAASDLNGLVLNTFEDARQRAAHTRFDGFFAGVPSLIKDNIDLQGLATGHGSAAVGSKPMKQTSALAKQYLAQGFNLLGKSTLPAFGFTASTEMAHAPATRNPWHLDHSAGGSSGGSAALVAAGAVPIAHGNDGGGSIRIPAAVCGLVGLKCTRGRLVTQEAAKALPVNIISDGVLTRTVRDTANFFMEAEKYYRNPKLPPVGQVDGPGQKRLRIGLMVDSIAGEPTCAQTRQAVESTARLLSDLGHKVEIARIDLPQRFVDDFLLYWAMLAFFVSKFGRMLFPQGFEHHQLDPLTLGLARYYRQRFLKTPGMLRQLRKSQARYAEVFNQFDVMLTPVLAHTTPELGFLGAAVDFDTQLERLLRYTTFTPANNAAGSPGISLPLGQANNGLPIGIQLNGRHGDERTLLELAFELESAQPFKRLDQFHLAHTAKNGDTV